In a genomic window of Kluyveromyces marxianus DMKU3-1042 DNA, complete genome, chromosome 7:
- the MPT5 gene encoding Mpt5p has protein sequence MMHFQHQPQLSVNSVQSLIEPVTPPLGQMNAKNNHQRTHSLDLSGFNQFISNTSPLNCTTVSPLSTISATANANAASGKTNRMNSLPLINEFESILPQGRTLGQGQGQGQGQASATKTHKPHASSSSHSSNSVAMSSVSSASSSSASSTAAGQTHGQTPGQGQGQGQHGSSSSSSSSKTSASAVASINDLHSIPLKELDYVKLSTDQYGCRFLQRKLETPQESDQVRDLIFENVNDFFLDLILDPFGNYLIQKLCDYLTSDQKTAMIKDIYPSVFQISINQYGTRSLQKIIDTVETQEHIDMIIKGFSQEHTSIEQVVTLINDLNGNHVIQKCIFRFQPANFDFIIDAIVNNDNIITISTHKHGCCVLQKLLSVCTLQQIFKISVKIIQYLPSLINDQFGNYIIQFLFDIKELDFYLLGETFNKLSQKLCQLSCLKFSSNVVEKYIKKLFAIVMNYALTASKNVGSMGSVTNAAGAGAAAAAAANPHLEMDRVDDGDDVVNASMGILLVIADIFMSNITSLIRDNYGNYALQTLLDVRNYSAILEHPKNNVVYTNQRLASFSHEFTLKISKLIIITKELLPSIKNTSYAKKIKLKVRAYTELTGVSFDDLCPAKKKGNEPFRQQNKHHSRNFSLPSNAYMNHSRSGGQQPNNSNNNNNQFQRNSSLNIMAGTDNKKKNKNNGNNGNTNNININNNNNANTNNNMQPQLSLPHYQQIPAVSMPSQHDYLFSQQQQQQQQLPPPPPQMTMLQQAPPLQQQQQQQQQHQPQQHVNLQTTPLQVQQPQDYFMSAPNSQQPVLMNSTLHYPSNTVANMPNTMYMDTTQYPTPQSHSSMMYGFPTQSQPGLTPSMSQSSFVSLPGSLSGSNLMQMSDSQTNTPPNGMLPRSNSNIMQHSRNVSFPMFGDNPAYYG, from the coding sequence AAAGGACCCACTCGCTCGACTTGTCTGGTTTCAACCAATTCATCTCGAACACTTCTCCCTTGAACTGCACCACGGTGTCTCCGCTGAGTACCATTTCGGCGACGGCGAACGCTAACGCGGCATCGGGCAAGACGAACCGCATGAACTCGTTGCCTTTGATCAACGAATTCGAGTCGATCTTGCCCCAGGGCAGGACTTTGGGCCAGGGCCAAGGgcagggccagggccaagCGTCTGCAACCAAGACACACAAGCCCCATGCGTCGTCGTCCTCCCATAGCTCCAATTCCGTTGCCATGTCTTCCGTATCCTCAgcatcctcatcctcagCATCGTCTACTGCGGCTGGCCAAACCCATGGTCAAACCCcgggccagggccagggccagggccaaCACggctccagctccagctccagctccagcaAGACCTCCGCCTCAGCAGTAGCATCCATCAATGATTTGCATTCCATCCCattgaaggaattggacTACGTCAAGTTGTCCACCGACCAGTACGGGTGCAGATTCTTGCAGAGAAAATTGGAAACCCCTCAGGAATCGGACCAAGTGAGAGACCTCATCTTCGAAAACGTCAACGACTTCTTCCTGGACTTGATCTTGGACCCCTTCGGTAACTACTTGATCCAAAAACTCTGCGATTACTTGACCTCGGACCAAAAAACAGCAATGATCAAAGATATATACCCATCCGTGTTTCAAATCTCCATCAACCAGTACGGTACCAGGTCTCTACAAAAGATCATCGACACCGTCGAAACTCAAGAACATATAGACATGATCATCAAGGGGTTCTCCCAAGAACATACCTCCATCGAACAAGTCGTCACACTGATTAACGACTTGAACGGTAACCATGTGATCCAGAAATGCATCTTCAGGTTCCAACCTGCAAACTTCGATTTCATCATCGATGCAATTGTCAATAACGATAATATAATCACTATTTCAACCCACAAGCACGGGTGTTGTGTGTTGCAAAAACTTTTGAGCGTCTGTACTTTGCAACagatcttcaaaatctcAGTGAAAATTATCCAGTACTTGCCCTCTTTGATCAATGACCAGTTTGGTAACTATATCATCCAATTCTTATTCGATATCAAGGAACTGGACTTTTACCTGTTGGGCGAAACGTTCAACAAACTCTCCCAAAAGTTGTGCCAATTATCTTGTTTGAAGTTCTCCTCCAATGTGGTGGAAAAGTACATTAAAAAGTTGTTTGCCATCGTCATGAATTACGCTCTGACCGCTTCCAAGAATGTGGGGTCCATGGGGTCCGTGACCAACGCCGCCGGCGCCGGCgctgctgccgctgctgctgcaaaCCCTCATTTGGAAATGGATCGCGTTGATGATGGCGACGATGTCGTGAATGCTTCCATGGGAATTCTCTTGGTGATTGCTGATATCTTCATGTCCAATATTACATCTTTGATTAGAGACAATTATGGAAACTATGCATTGCAAACTCTCTTAGACGTCAGAAACTACTCTGCTATTTTGGAGCACCCAAAGAACAACGTTGTCTACACTAACCAAAGACTAGCTAGTTTCAGTCACGAGTTTACACTCAAGATCAGCAAGTTGATTATCATCACCAAGGAGCTGCTTCCAAGTATCAAGAATACCTCATATGCcaagaagatcaagttGAAAGTTAGAGCATACACTGAGCTTACCGGAGTTTCTTTTGATGACTTGTGCCCtgcaaaaaagaagggcaATGAACCCTTCCGCCAGCAAAACAAACATCATTCTCGTAACTTCTCGCTTCCATCAAACGCTTACATGAATCATAGCAGAAGTGGTGGCCAGCAACCAAATAACagtaacaacaacaacaaccaattccaaagaaactCTAGTCTCAACATCATGGCAGGAACCgataataaaaagaaaaataagaacAACGGTAACAACGGTAACACCAataacatcaacatcaacaacaacaacaacgccaacaccaacaacaacatgCAACCACAGTTGTCTCTTCCTCATTATCAACAAATTCCTGCCGTTAGCATGCCCTCTCAACACGATTATCTGTTctctcaacaacaacagcaacaacagcagttACCTCCTCCTCCACCACAAATGACCATGCTTCAACAAGCTCCACCAttacagcagcagcagcaacaacaacaacagcatcaGCCACAACAGCATGTCAACCTGCAAACAACACCATTGCAGGTGCAACAACCTCAAGATTATTTCATGAGCGCCCCAAACTCGCAACAACCTGTATTGATGAATTCCACTTTGCATTACCCCTCCAATACCGTTGCAAACATGCCAAATACAATGTACATGGATACTACACAATACCCAACACCTCAATCTCATAGCTCTATGATGTATGGGTTCCCAACTCAGAGTCAGCCTGGATTGACTCCAAGTATGTCCCAATCATCGTTTGTATCTCTACCAGGAAGCCTAAGCGGATCTAACCTTATGCAAATGTCAGATTCCCAGACAAATACCCCTCCAAACGGAATGCTTCCACGTTCTAACTCAAATATTATGCAACATAGCAGAAACGTCAGTTTCCCAATGTTCGGGGACAACCCTGCATACTATGGTTGA